In one window of Fictibacillus phosphorivorans DNA:
- a CDS encoding HNH endonuclease has protein sequence MLALSHKLQVGEMTVEYLTDKQIWGHFNYIFSPKSKNSTTYKFVLIKSILENLYNVNEELELTYDILYTSFSKIYWNLVVHHNLNQINMIGKKAEVQKILLEIKEKYMIPNTFVFDKLSNDLQIEITTKVKKMAKLNVMGAIYGDTDNTIYDFDNKRESIKINPSFYSFMQRFQKVLTYLTNYHLALFLEKFNQNGDITNLLMKVENVSKRSSLNEFYILLSSFYNDKCFYCGKEIKKKGSIHVDHFIPWSFVQTDQLWNLVISCNSCNLAKNDKLAVEQYLDSLIDRNLDLTQNSLVNQRLDMKVYTEKKLIELYNYSKENGFTDLWIPHKKFQI, from the coding sequence ATGTTGGCATTGAGCCACAAATTACAAGTAGGTGAAATGACAGTTGAATATCTAACTGACAAGCAAATTTGGGGACACTTCAATTATATCTTTTCTCCAAAATCTAAAAATTCCACAACATATAAATTTGTATTGATTAAGTCAATATTAGAGAATCTTTATAATGTAAATGAAGAGTTAGAATTAACCTATGATATTTTATATACAAGTTTTTCTAAAATATATTGGAATCTTGTTGTACATCATAATTTAAATCAGATTAACATGATCGGAAAGAAAGCAGAGGTACAAAAAATACTTTTAGAAATCAAAGAAAAGTACATGATTCCAAATACTTTTGTGTTTGATAAGCTTTCCAATGACCTACAAATTGAAATCACTACAAAGGTTAAAAAGATGGCTAAGTTGAATGTTATGGGTGCTATATACGGTGATACTGATAATACAATCTATGATTTCGATAATAAGAGAGAATCTATTAAAATCAATCCTAGCTTTTACTCGTTTATGCAACGGTTTCAGAAAGTGCTGACATATTTAACGAACTATCACCTTGCTTTATTTTTAGAAAAGTTCAACCAAAACGGTGATATTACAAATCTTCTAATGAAAGTTGAAAATGTATCTAAAAGATCTTCTTTGAATGAATTCTACATACTTTTATCATCTTTTTACAATGACAAGTGTTTTTATTGTGGTAAAGAAATTAAGAAAAAAGGGTCTATTCATGTTGATCATTTCATTCCATGGAGTTTTGTGCAAACTGATCAATTATGGAACTTGGTCATCTCCTGTAATTCATGTAACTTAGCAAAAAATGATAAATTAGCCGTAGAACAATATTTAGACTCTCTTATAGATCGAAACTTGGATTTAACACAGAATTCATTAGTAAACCAAAGGCTAGATATGAAAGTCTATACAGAAAAGAAATTGATCGAGCTTTATAATTATTCCAAGGAAAATGGGTTTACAGATCTTTGGATACCACATAAGAAATTTCAAATTTAA
- a CDS encoding nucleoside triphosphate pyrophosphohydrolase has product MPTYNKLVRDRIPEIIKRTGASFNTTILSETDYIKELKKKCYEELDEYAAADNDKDAVEELADLLELMYALAKVHGVDFYEIEKVRHEKAEKRGGFLKRIFLIDAD; this is encoded by the coding sequence ATGCCAACATACAACAAACTCGTCCGTGACCGTATTCCAGAAATTATTAAGAGGACAGGTGCTTCCTTTAATACTACTATTCTATCTGAAACTGATTATATTAAAGAGTTAAAGAAAAAATGTTATGAAGAATTAGATGAATATGCAGCGGCTGATAATGACAAAGATGCTGTTGAGGAACTGGCTGATTTGCTTGAATTAATGTACGCACTTGCTAAAGTGCATGGAGTAGATTTTTATGAAATTGAAAAAGTACGACATGAAAAAGCAGAAAAACGCGGAGGATTTCTTAAACGTATCTTTTTAATAGATGCAGATTAA